CACCCGCGAGTGTGAACGCGAGGACCGTCAACGGCTCGGTCGATGTCACCGTCCCCCACGATGCCCCGGCCTACCGCGTCACCATGACCACCGACAACGGGCGCACCACGACCGATGTCCACGCTCCGGATGCCGACCGAAATCGCCCGATGACCCTGACCACGGTCAACGGTGACGTCACGGCCCGCCGGGACTGAGGTGTGACGAGCTGTCAGTTTCACGTGAAACGCCCTGACGTTGTGTTTTAAAGTGACTGTCGCCCGTTTTCCGCGACTCAGGGATCTGTGAGGGACACGCGAACCATGTCCACCGAAACGTTTGAGTTTCAGGTAGAGGCCCGTCAGCTCCTAGAGCTGATGATCCATTCGGTCTACTCGAACAAGGACGTCTTCTTGCGGGAGCTCGTCTCCAACGCCTCGGACGCGCTCGACAAACTGCGCCTGGCCGCCCTGCGCGACGACAGTCTCGACGTGGACCTGTCCGACCTGCACATCCAGATCGATGTAGATCCCAAGGCCCGTACGCTCACTGTGCGGGACAACGGCATCGGGATGTCGTACGACGAGGTCGGCACGTTGATCGGCACCATTGCCAACTCCGGCACGGCCGCCCTCCTCAAGGAACTGGAGGACGCCCAGGACGAGGCCGGCGCGGAGGGGCTGATCGGCAGGTTCGGCATCGGGTTCTACGCCGGATTCATGGTGGCCGACGAGATGACTTTGGTGACCCGGCGCCTCGGCGAGAGCAGCGGCACGCGCTGGTCGTCCCGCGGGGAGGGCACCTACTCGCTGGAGAAGGTCGAGGAAGCGCCCCAGGGCACGTCCGTAATCCTCCATCTCAAGCCCGCCGACCCCGAGAACCAGCTGCACGACTACACCTCCACCTGGAAGATCAAGGAGATCGTCAAGCGGTACTCGGACTTCATCACCTGGCCGATCCGCCTCGTCCCCCAGGCCGGTGATGGCGCGGAGACGACCGAGCCGGAGACGCTGAACTCGCGTAAGGCCCTGTGGGCACGCTCTCGCGAGGAGGTCTCGGCTGATGAGTACCACGAGTTGTACAAGCACGTCAGCCACGACTGGCGTGACCCTCTGGAGACGATCCGGCTCCAGGCCGAGGGCACCTTCGAGTACCAGTCGCTGTTGTTCCTCCCGGCCCACGCCCCGCACGACCTGTTCACCCGGGACTTCCGGCGCGGTCTCCAGCTCTACGTCCGACGCGTGCTGATCATGGACGACTGCGAGGCGCTGCTGCCGCCGTACCTGCGCTTCGTCAAGGGCGTCGTCGACGCGCAGGACCTGTCGCTCAACGTCTCCCGGGAGATCCTCCAGCAGGACCGCCATATCAGGATGATCCAGCGACGGCTGACCAAGAAGGTCCTGTCGTCGGTCAAGGAGATGAAGGCCCGCGACCCCGAGAAGTACGCCACGTTCTGGCGTGAGTTCGGCGCCGTACTGAAGGAAGGACTGCTCGGCGCCCCGGACAACCGCGACGCCATCCTCGCGGTCGCGTCCTTCGTCAGCACCCATGAGGCAGATGAGCCGACGACGCTCCAGCAGTATGTGGAGCGGATGAAGGACGGCCAGGAGCACATCTACTACCTGACCGGCGAGTCCCGGCAGAGCATCGAGAACTCCCCGCACATGGAGGTGTTCAAGGCCCGAGGCGTCGAGGTCCTGCTGCTGACCGACCCCGTCGACGAGGTGTGGGTCGATGCCGTGGGCGAGTTCGAGGGCAAGCAACTGCGATCCGTCGCCAAGGGCGAGATCGACCTCGACGTCCAGGGCGGCGATCAGGAAGACAGTGCAGGGGATGAGCAGGACGAGAGCTACGCCGGCCTGCTGGAGTGGATGAAGGAGCAACTGGGGGAGGAGGTCAAGGACGTCCGGCTGTCGACCCGCCTGACCGTGTCACCGGCGTGTGTCGTCTCCGACGCCCATGACCTCACTCCGGCGCTGGAGAACATGTACCGGGCGATGGGCCAGGAGGTGCCGGTCACCAAGCGGATTCTCGAACTCAACCCCGCTCACGCGCTCGTCCGTGGCCTGCGCCAGGCCCACGCGGAGCAGGAGGACCGGGCAGAGCTCGCCGAGACCGCCCAACTCCTGCACGGGCTTGCCGTCCTCGCTGAAGGCGGACAGCCCAACGAGCCCGCCCGGTTCGTGAAGCTGGTGGCGGAACGGCTGGAGCGCACGCTCCGCTGAGCCGGGAGGGCGTCGACGCTGCACGGCGGTCGCATTCCCGGCCGCCGGGGGCGGGGCCACCGTTGTGGAGGAGCCATGGGGCTCCTCCACATGCCCGGTGTTGCCGCGCCGGGTGTCATTCGGGGCGGCGGCCTGCGAGCTCCGCGTCGGGGATGCCGGCCGGGGCGGGTGTGTTGAGGCCGAACGTGGAAGTGAAGAACACAGTGTCCCTGGACCTCATCCATCGTCTGCGGGGGCGATCGTCCGGCTGAAGCCCGCAAAGCGTCTCTGATCAGCTAAGCGAACCTGTGTGAACCGCCCTTTCCTGCATCGACGTCCCCGACGAGGTGCTCGTGGGTCGGTCACGAGGGCCGTTGTCAGAGGCGGTTGGCAAGATTGCGGCCATGAATGTCACTCCTGTCACTCCGCCACGGCCGATCGATGTTGCCGCGGTCTTTCCCCAACTGGCTGCGCTGGCCCGCACGGCGACCCGCCTGCACCCCCGCCCCGGGGCGCCGACGTGGCACGACAGCTCGATCGGCGGGCCGCTGCTGTGGCCCGCTGAGGAGCCGTGGCCGTTCTGCGAGGAACCGCATGAGGTGGATGGCATCAACCCAGCCCAGTCCCCGGCGGATCTGCGGCTGGAACGACGGATCTTCGCCGCCTCGCACGGCCGGGAG
Above is a window of Streptomyces sp. NBC_00490 DNA encoding:
- the htpG gene encoding molecular chaperone HtpG yields the protein MSTETFEFQVEARQLLELMIHSVYSNKDVFLRELVSNASDALDKLRLAALRDDSLDVDLSDLHIQIDVDPKARTLTVRDNGIGMSYDEVGTLIGTIANSGTAALLKELEDAQDEAGAEGLIGRFGIGFYAGFMVADEMTLVTRRLGESSGTRWSSRGEGTYSLEKVEEAPQGTSVILHLKPADPENQLHDYTSTWKIKEIVKRYSDFITWPIRLVPQAGDGAETTEPETLNSRKALWARSREEVSADEYHELYKHVSHDWRDPLETIRLQAEGTFEYQSLLFLPAHAPHDLFTRDFRRGLQLYVRRVLIMDDCEALLPPYLRFVKGVVDAQDLSLNVSREILQQDRHIRMIQRRLTKKVLSSVKEMKARDPEKYATFWREFGAVLKEGLLGAPDNRDAILAVASFVSTHEADEPTTLQQYVERMKDGQEHIYYLTGESRQSIENSPHMEVFKARGVEVLLLTDPVDEVWVDAVGEFEGKQLRSVAKGEIDLDVQGGDQEDSAGDEQDESYAGLLEWMKEQLGEEVKDVRLSTRLTVSPACVVSDAHDLTPALENMYRAMGQEVPVTKRILELNPAHALVRGLRQAHAEQEDRAELAETAQLLHGLAVLAEGGQPNEPARFVKLVAERLERTLR